The genomic interval TCTGGGCGCGCCCCTGGCCGGGGATGAGAAATATGGTGACGAGGTCGCCAACAAGGCCCTGCGCCCCCTGGGTCTCCGGCGCCTCTTTCTCCATGCCGCCTCCCTGAGCCTGCAGCCCGCCCATCTCGACCAGCCCCTGCGTATCCAGGCCCCCCTGCCCGCCGAACTCGAGGCCCTGCTCGGGCGACTGGAGGGAATTAAAAAGTAGGGTAAAGGGGGTCTCAAGGATTATCCTAGCGACCCAAGAGGGGTCGCCAGGCGGCCATACCTGGCTTTTCCACCAGCGGTCTTCCTTTTTGCAGGTTTCTTGCCGTATTAACGCCATTCCCCGCTGATCAGGCTTTGCCGCCATGCCGTACAAATTGCTTGTCTTTGACTGGGACGGAACCCTCATGGATTCGGAGGCCCGGATCGTGGCCTGCATCCAGTCCGCCTTCGCGGATCTTGGCGAGATGCCGCCGCCCCGGGAGATCGCCCGCGAGGTGATCGGCCTTGGGCTGGAGGAGGCCATGACCATGCTCTGGCCGGACGGTAGCGTCCTCCAGCGGCGCGAGTTGGTCGACCGCTATCGCTCCCACTTTCTGGGCGGCCAGGAGACCGAATCCCATCTCTTCCCGGGCGCCCGCGACTTGGTGCAGGATCTCAATGCCCGTGGCCTGCTGCTGGCGGTAGCCACCGGCAAGAGTCG from Chromatiaceae bacterium carries:
- a CDS encoding HAD-IIIA family hydrolase; this translates as MPYKLLVFDWDGTLMDSEARIVACIQSAFADLGEMPPPREIAREVIGLGLEEAMTMLWPDGSVLQRRELVDRYRSHFLGGQETESHLFPGARDLVQDLNARGLLLAVATGKSRRGLESALSSTGLRSHFHATRCADETFSKPHPEMLLQVMAELGADRSETLMIGDTEFDMEMAHNAGVAALAVAYGVHHPERLLRHNPLDCLNELQDLRDWLERNLES